The following nucleotide sequence is from Leopardus geoffroyi isolate Oge1 chromosome A1, O.geoffroyi_Oge1_pat1.0, whole genome shotgun sequence.
CCAGCAAAAGATCAGATGGTGTACAGTGACTAAGCAGCAACACGCAAGTTGAGAACAATTAAAATCACACTTAACAAAAACTTCCCTAAAGAGCAAAGAAATCCCATTTGATACTTATGGGGATTTAGATTCAAGAACTAGGTTGAAATCCAGGCTTTGTGAGACTGTAGTATGTGCTATTTTCATGCTCTGGGTCTTTTCCTTACTAACGCTTAAATGTACGACATCACAGATACATATGACTTGCTAGAaatgtggggagaggggacattAGACAAACGGGATGGGATATCCTGGGAGATAACACAAGCTTTCTGGCACAACTTCTATTTTGATCAACAATAATCGGAAGCTAACACAGGCAGTCAATACTTGTAAACAAACcaaacattttatgtattacattaaataaatgctTCAAACTTCCAgatctctttattttctatttcttccaccTCGAATGGACAGCCCACCTTCCAGTTTGCCTGGCTAACTCTCACTTACCTTTCAGATCTCAGCCTCTTCCAGTTTTCTCTGAATCCCCAAATCAGGTTGGAAACCTCCCTCCATAGCAGCCTGTGAATAGTGTTCTTATCAAAGAACTTGACACTTTTGTAATGGCTTTTAATACACTTATCCATCTCCCAAATCAGATAATGTACTTATTCATCTTGCAAGTTAGATAAAATTGGTTGAAGTTAGAAACTCTCTTGATCATGCCTGTATCCCCAGTATTTGGCTCAGGGTTGAGTTTGGCAGTATGgtgaagaaaacatagaaagtCACTGGGGATGTCAGAATGGGAATGGAGTTTTGTAATTCCTCCAATCAGGCTTCAAATCCAGCCTTGTATGCCAATCAATAGAcattactatgtgccaagtactttcAGTCATACGGGAAAGATGTGAACATTATACTCTCTGATTTTCTAATCTAGCTTTAAGACCCCtggaaagttatttttattcaagGCTGAATTCCCCAGTtgtgaaacaggaataaaagagTATCTACCTCATAGTTGTTGGGGTTACTGGAGTAATAAGAGAAATCACTACAGTGCTCACATATGCACAAAGCATCAAATAAGTGATAACTATTATTACTCCTGAAACTGTGAATCTGAAATATTGTAACACTGGTAAAGGCAATTTAatctattataaagaaaataaaattttccttaaaagacACACTGCTGAGAGAATTTAGAGAAAGTTCTTTGAATATCCAGGAAATATACATTCCCTGAATctcttaatttagaaaatatgctTGTGCTGATCCATTTGTCACTTGGCTTTTGTTTGTGAACAAAGTGATTCTTATTTCCACTTGCATGTTGGCTGGCAAGTTAAAGATGTAACAAATGATCATTAAAAAGTGTGTATTATTGgagagctgggtggctcagatcatgatcttacagctccagagttcaagccccgcatcagactctgagctgacagcacagagcctgcttcagatcctgtctctctctctctctctgccctcccttgtttgtttctctcaaaaataaactaaaaaaacattaaaaatatgtattataatggGTAATGGATAAATCAGGGGCTTTGATGTTCAGCCCTCCCCCTCACTTGTTGCTCAGTACAGTTACAAAACTCCTCCATTTCCTCAAGTGTACAATGAGGACAATATCAGTACCTTTCTCACCTGGCTGTTGGAAAGAGTAAACCAGACCGAACAGGGAAGACCTTAGCACAGTCCCTGCATACAGTTTGTGTCCACTGAATGAGTGCCTCACCAACCACATCTGAGTCTTACGGTTATTGTGCTTATGCCCTACAGTGGTGAAGAGCACAGGATGGATTCATGGAGGCCGGGTTTCGTGTCCTAGTTCTGCTAGTTTGGTTGTGTAACGCTGAGCAAATCTAAGTCTCAATATTTTTgtcaataaaatattgaataacaGGATGACCTCTCAGGAATGTTGGacaattaaagaagaattaactgTAAATACTTAGCATGGTACTGTTGATATTACCTGTTACTACTTCATTAATAATGTTCTCAGTAAGTGCAGCTACCATAATTTTACCCAAAAACTGCCGTTCCCAATCAGCATTCTTGTATTCCTGAGTGGAATATCTACAAGAAATCCACAAGTTCATACGAAAAAGCagtggtcaattttttttttttttttttttaaataagtgaggCCTTCTGGGCTTGACCACCAAATACCTACCAAATAGCTTCCTTatccccatccccttccctctgctttaGTTTCTCCACAGACTAATTGTTTATTGGCTGTACTGTCCATTTGAATGCAAGCTACTTGGGCAGGGACTTTGCTTCATTCGCTGCTGTATCCTTCTCACTCTGAATAGTGCTAGGCATGTAGTAAATGCTTCGTATAGATCCCAGAAAAACTAGTCAGTTGAAGGAGACCCATCCTAGCCCTAAAATCGCCTATTTGCCTCTGATGAAGGGAACCGAGAGGGGCAAGGTGCGTGACACCATATCCCATCCCCCAGCTCCTTTCCCTGTACGCACCAGAAGGGTCATTGAATCGTTTCAGGGGCGCCTTAGGAAAGGACATGTTGACGACCAGCTCCACAAACCGAAGGTCACTAGCGGTCCTCGGCAACTTCCCGCTGCCTTACAGCCTACTCGCTCCAAATTCAAATCTCCCCGCTTATTCCCCGCCCACCTTCACGTCAGCAGGTTCGAAAACCAAAACCCTGGGCACACCAATCCAGGACGGGAACAGCTAAAGAGCATGCGCACCTGGCCTCGCAGCATGTAATTAGCGGTTCCGTGAGTTCCGGTTACTAGCCAATAGGAGACTATtactgcctccttcccttccccaccccaagcAGTGTCCAATCATTCTTGGCGTTACTCAATTGTAACTTACAGAAGAGCAGCATTTGCGCAAGCGCATTTCATAGCTGAAAAGGTCGGAAGTCCGCCTTTGGCGTCATATAGGTGGCAGTGCAGTGAGTTCTAGTTTCACTGGTTCCAACCTCCTCTCGCCGTTCCTTGGGTGTAAATCCCCCGGGTTTCAGTTCTTTCAAACCGGCTACTGAAAGGGTCCTAAATGGccattgaaaaggaaaaaggaacacGCTGAGACGTCGCTTACGTCCCTGCGCATGTGCAGTGACCTGAGCGGACTGTACAGGGCGTGGCCTAAGTGTGGACGCTCCGCGCGTGCGCTCACCTCGCTTCTTGTGGCTGCAGCTGGGAGGCTACTGGAGTATGTCGGCCCCGTTTGAGGAACGCAGTGGGGTGGTTCCTTGCGGGACGCCGTGGGGTCAGTGGTACCAGACCTTGGAGGAGGTGTTCATTGAAGTTCAGGTGCCGCCAGGCACTCGCGCCCAGGATATCCAGTGCGGCCTGCAGAGCCGGCATGTGGCGCTGGCCGTGGGTGGTCGCGAGATCCTTAAGGTAGCGGCAAGTCGGGGCTTGTGCCCAGTTTCTTCCTGGCCTCTAAGTCCCCGAGTCCTAAGGTTCAGGGTTTCCGTGGAAAGACTTGGAAGGCCGAATGGCTCCTTGCCCGAAAGAGCTATAGCATTGGCCTAGTTTTGTTCTGGTCGGAGCCCCCACTCAAGGCTGGTCCTGAGTTGAGTGGAGATTTGAGGAGCCCAATTTTCTGGCTTTCTCAACCAAATGAAACTGTTTCTTTTGTTCCTCTGCGGGTCTTCACTTGGATCTTTAAAGGAACAAATGTTTATCGTACATATATTTTCGTCCAGGCACTGATTTAGGTGCTAGGAGGTCAGAGGTGAATAAGACATACGTTTCTTGCACACAGATTATGTTCTTGTAGGGAGGCATAATAAAACTAAACTAATAAATGTTTAGGAAGTCAcggaaaagtaaagaagaaaataagggatAAGGATATAGGGATGAGGATTCAGAGACGATATcaggtgatttattttttcatcaaaatgagacaaaaatctGCATGTTTGTGGAGTGGTCAAGCAGATAGTCTAGGGTTGTTTGGAGAGAATAATACTTCTTTTATTCTAATCATGCTCCTTAGATCTGAGAACTGCATTTTCCTGGGTAAGCTTTATTGTTAAATTCAATTACGTCGAAGTTGGACTTCTTTCCCAGATTACATACTCACGATGTTTGATGATAGTGTAGCGAAGGGAGATTCCTTGATGTAGgattcctggctctgccatttctctaattttgtaaccttgggcaagaGATTATTCTGTGTCCCTATGCCTTCATCCACGAAGTGTGATAATTACAGTACCTTTCTGATAGGATTGTTTTGAGCATTAGGTGCTATCCATGGGAATTAAGAGTTTGGGCAAGTGCCTGGTATGTAATGAGTTTACATGCTAgctgttactgttatttttaatatggaaGTGCTTTAAGTGcctcagagaaaaggagagagccaTGTGGAAGACATTGATTTATGTCAGCTTGGATTTTAATGACCTTTCCGAATAGTTGTGCAGTTCGTGGTTTCCTGAACAGTGGTTTAAGATTACCATTCAAATTTCCCTTAGTAATTTCAGAACTTTAGCAGTGACTTTAACAATAACTTTATTTACAATTTAGCAGTAACTTCAACTTCAGGATTTTAGATACATGTTTAGACtagtaagatttttttctcactggtgttgaaatatgaaaaaatgtgtttgctttatgtggcattttaattttatttcctaaaacttAAATTTGGCAAGTAGCAACAAATCAAAATGGATTTGAGCAGATGCATTCTCTTTTAAACTTATGTTCTgttgatttctttcttaaaacaacAGTTTCATCACAGCTTATCTGAAATCAGAACTACAgtatgtgctttaaaattttttagtgccACATTGCCCAACAAAGAGATTGAACCagatttttgaagtttattttaaaagacatcatTTCTTAATTTCAGCCAGGAAGCTCTTGTAGTTCATTTTAATTGGTAAAGTCAAAGCATTTCAGATATTAATTTCACATTTGGCTGCTAAGTGATCAGTGATATTTATTCATCTCCTGAAAATTAAGGAGTTCTGATCTTTCTTTTGAGAGCCCTGTGTTGTCAGTAAATATTCCAAGCAGTGTAAACTAGGTTGCATTTCATTTGCTAGGAGGAAAGATAGGGTTGAACACCTATCAATATGTTGAAATGGTATAAAATTTTATCTCCCTACCATAACCAAGCTAGACAACTAACATCTGGATTAGATAGGAAATTAGCaaagttggggcacttgggtggtcagttaagcgtccaattttggcttaggtcatgatctcagttcgtgagtttgagccctcgttgggctctgtgccaatagcttggagcctggagcgtggtttggattctgtgtctcgctctctgaccctctcccacttgcactctgtctctctctctctctctctctctctcaaaaatagataaacattaaaaaaaaaattgtaaacaaaaaggaaattggCAAACTCTTAAATCATGAAAGTCttataaaaattaatgacattAATGTTTTCAGTACATAGATATTTCATGTactaaagtaaacatttttatttatttattttttgtactaaaataaatatgtttatttttcagggcaAACTCTTTGATTCTACAATAGCTGATGAGGGAACATGGACTTTGGGTAAGGGTGATCTATGATTGttggaatctttttaaaaattaatcttgtcTTCAAACTTAGTATGTTTCTTCTGTGGTATCAGGTTCTTTGTCTTTGCAGCCCTGGAAGATAGAGTGATAGAAATGTATTGTAAATAGTTACCTAATggtttttgaaaatatacaattttatgaTGAACtctaatttctttgtgttttttgtttagaGGACAGAAAAATGGTCCGTATTGTTCttacaaagacaaagagagatgCAGCAAATTGTTGGACTTCTCTTCTAGAATCTGAATATGCAGCTGATCCTTGGGTGCAAGACCAAATGCAGAGAAAACTTACATTAGAAAGATTCCAGAAAGAAGTAAGTCAGATGAGTGTATGAATGTGTATTGTTAAGCATTTTAAGatcatagaaaaattattttttgaaattaaaactcaaaTTTGGTtacagaaaaatcacaaaagttctttaaaggagtttttaaaattaaatggttaGAAAAATTACTGGTCTTTTTTTGTGGATTTTAGTTTTTCAAAGTTTCTGGGGAGGGTTTTGTTTGTACTGCCatagtttataaatttaaatttatttaatatacacCAGTAATGCACGAGtgaattcataaaaatttaattagtaTAGACTTACATAGTGTAAAAAAGTTATAGGTTCCTTTCATTAACATCTCCATTCCttgcttctgtttcatttttatctcattGATATATTAGCTTGCTGCTTTGTTTGTAACATAAATGCAGGATCACACTATAtgtattgtgtgttttttttctccttctaagTGCTTTAGAATGTTTTCTAGTTTGACTGtatcatcattatttatttagctcttcCCTTTTGATAAGATTTTGAATTTTCGATTTGTATCTATTTCACAGTttgttctttcatctttttgaaaCTATTCCAGTGTTCCATTAATTTATCTAGGAGaagaattactggatcaaagcACTCTTCAAGTTTTGATGGATAATTTCTATGTATATAATGGTGATTTCCTAATTTGTATCTCCAGTCTAGACTTTTCTCCCAAGTATTGGACTCACGTTTCTAGTTGCATATTCAGCATCTCCACTTGTCGATCTGACCTATCAGACTCAACATACTCAACATGAACTTCCTAACTTCCTGCCACACTTGTTATACCTCTAGCCTTCTCATCTTGGTTGATAGAAACTGCTTGTTCAGAAATGGGAAATCATCCTCCATTCCtagctctctctcacacactgtATCCAATTTGTTAAGAAACCTTACTGGCACTACCTTCCAAGTATATTCAGAATTTGTCCACTTGTCACCACCAACTTTCCAACCACTCTGATCTGGACCACCTGTAATGTCTTGCCTAGGTTACTCTAATAGCCTTCTAATGGTTCTCGTCTACCCTTGCTAAGCTGCAGTGTTCTCAAAACAGCATAGCagtccttttaaaaatgcaagtcaGAACACATCGCTTCTCTTCTCAGAACTCTTTCACTCTAGTAAAAGACAAAGTTTTTTTTCCAGGCCCTATCTGATGTGGTCTTCCATGATCTCCCTGACTTCTTCTCCTGCAACTGTCTGCTTCAGTCATTTTACCTTAGCCATATTGTATTACCTTagcctttttgtatttttgaatattCCAGGCCattccttttctgtccttttgaCTACAGTGTTCTCCCAAAGCTTGGCTGACTTCTTCATTGTTTTCAAGTCATTGCTCCGTAAAGCATATTTTGATCTTTGATCATCCTATTTAAATACTATAATCTTATTTCCCTTACTCTGCtcgcccttccttccttccttccttccttccttccttccttccttccttccttccttcctggcacTTGCACCAACTTCTAATGCTCTGGATCAGGGGCTGGCAAGCTATGGTCCATGGGTGAAATCTGGCCGACTCCCAGTTTTTGAAGTGAAGTTATACTGCAATACAGCTATGCTTGTTCTTTTGGTACTTTCTTTCATATAGCGATACCAGATGTAAGTAGTTATGGCAGAGACTATGCAGCCTTcatagcctaaaatatttattacttggctctttacagaaaagttggCCAACCACTCTACTAGCTAACTTACAGTTTTATTGTTTGTGTTCTCCTATAACAATGGCAGCTCCACCAGTGCAGGGATCGTTGTTTTATTCACTCTTGAATTCCACATGCTTCTAATGGTGTCTTCCAAACAGTtggaactcagtaaatgtttgttgaataagtgaaatgCCCTCCAAAGAGACTAAAGCATGAGTTAGTACTTACTTCATAGGATTATTATTaggattaaatatgttaataaatgcATTGCTCTTAGAACCCTGCCTGGCATGTAGCAAACTCTCAAATGATGCTAgttattaaaatctattttcacaCTTTATACTAAGTATTGTGTTTGTCCATACACTTGCCAACCTTTTAATATACGTATTGATCTTCTAAACATTTGTAGATCTGAAAATTCAAATATACCTTCTaattttaagttctattttgGTGATTACAGTGAAATTTGGtgtcttttcacatgtttattggtcatttagaTTTCCTGTTTTGTCAGTGGCTAGTTCATGTCTTTACCATTTCCCTTTTGGGTTACTTATACTTTtccttaaaagttttattttatcataatttttttcatgtcttttagaATCCTGGTTTTGACTTCAGTGGAGCAGAAATCTCAGGAAACTACTCTAAAGGTGGACCAGATTTCTCAAATCTTGAGAAATAACCACTACTTTTTTTTTGCTGCATTCTGTGGATCTCAGCAGATGTTGCCAACTTAATCAAAGGAACAGATTATGTGATGGAAGGAAAATGTGGATACCTGCAGTTAACaaattgcaaaatatatttaactatgGTTCTAAAAATTGTATTCAAATATGAATTACAtaggaaaaatcttaaatactGTGGAAGCTATTCTACTAAtagaaagtaactttttttttggacTTGTTTTTTTGCTCAGCATGAAGTTTTATATGCTGCATTTTACTAATTTCATATTTAACctgtatttttaatacaaaaaaaattagggTATAGATCATGTGAAATGACCGGGTGCCTTCAGGgacaattaaatttttctttcaataagtGTAATGCAGGAATAATGATCAATAAACTTTTCTAAATAGGAATTGTGGACCCCTTTGTCTAAGTATACCAGTTCATGCAAGGAATTATATTActgaaaaaagttttaagaaaggaaaagtccACAAATATATTCTGAGTAATGTAATTTCAAGAGTTAATGAAAATTTCTGAAGTAGCATATTATTCCTTGGGAGATGACTgtcaagaaatttgaaaaatagttaGAAACCTAACAATAGGAATGGATTAATACAAAACAGAAGCAGTAAAGTGAATGTGGTTATTGGGTGAGTCCTTTGtcagtgacagaaagcaaattaTGGTTAATGTTTATAAGTAAGTGACATAATTTTGCTCTTCAGTGATCCAGACACATAAGTATGGATTGTCTTAAAACtgtgattcattctttttatgtcctttgaaatttaaaaatatttctgtctatattttttaaaggttttatttttaagtaagctctatacccagtgtggggcttaaacccacaactctgagatcaagagtctcatgctccatcgactgagccagccacctgcccctaagaaatattttaaacgGTCCCAACGTTTAGAAAAGTTACGTGTAAAGTATGCaaattgttttcttcctgatCTGTTTGTAAGTTTATGATATGATGCTGCATCACCTCTGAGTACCTTAGTGTGTATTTCCTTCAAAGAACATGCTCTTACATCACAACAATACAAccattaaaatcaggaaattagcATTGATACCTTCTGACCATCTAATCCTCACATCTTCATTGCATTCAAGTTTAACTGATTGTCCCAGTAACGTCCTATATAGCAAAAGGATCCAGTTGGAATCATGCCTTGCCTTTAGATTAGATGTCAGATGTCTTTGGTCTACTTCAATCTGTACCAAGTCTTCATTTTTTCTTGACTTTTGCAGCCTTGGCACTTTTGAAGATTACAGGCTAGTTTTGTACAATATCCCTCATTCTGAATTTTGTCTGATACTTCTtcttgattagattcaggttatgcatctTTGGCAGGAATGTTACAGAAGTGATGCCACGTCCTTATTGCATCCTGTCATGAGTTAGTAACTTTAATTTGTCCTTTTTCTGATGGTCTTTACTTTAGATCACTGAATAAGTAGTGTCTGCCAGTCTTATCCACAGTAAAGCTATCCTTTTTTGGTTTATAATTTTGTGGGAAAGTAGTTTCAGAGTACTACCTTGTTTTTCATCAAACTTCCAACTTATATCTATATGGACTCATGATTTGCTACTTTGTTCAGTGGGTTAAAATCTATTGTTACCATTACTGTGATGCTCACAGTTTTTCTTGATTTGGCCAGGGGAAGACCATTCTAGGTGACTTCtgtccttttgacatgtcccATCATTATTTGAGTAATTTCTTACTCCCTTCCATGAGATATAACAGACTTATGGTTTCCCTGCCCTAGCTCaagaaaaagccatttttttttttttaacgtgccctgtttttttaaatggaggatggtatttagaagccaagattTGTGTGCTAGTGAGCAATTGctgttggtgtgtgtgtatgttgctt
It contains:
- the NUDCD2 gene encoding nudC domain-containing protein 2, producing MSAPFEERSGVVPCGTPWGQWYQTLEEVFIEVQVPPGTRAQDIQCGLQSRHVALAVGGREILKGKLFDSTIADEGTWTLEDRKMVRIVLTKTKRDAANCWTSLLESEYAADPWVQDQMQRKLTLERFQKENPGFDFSGAEISGNYSKGGPDFSNLEK